The following nucleotide sequence is from bacterium.
TCGTTCCTGCGCGCACAGGCCTTCCCGGTGCGCGATCCGCGCTCGTTCGAGGACTGGGTGTCGAACGCCTTCGGGCGCCGCCTCTTCGAGACCTTCTTCCGCACCTACACCGAGAAGGTCTGGGGCATGCGCTGCACGGAGATCTCGGCCGACTGGGCCGCGCAGCGGATCAAGGGGCTGTCGCTCGGCACCGCCATCCGCAACGCCGTCGTACCCAAGCGCGGGCCGCAGGCGGTGAAGTCGCTCATCGAGACGTTCCGCTATCCCCGGCGCGGCACCGGCACGATGTGGGAGGCCGCCGCGGAGCGCACGCGCCGGCTCGGCGGCGAGGTCCGGCTCGGCTGCCGCGTCACCGAGCTCACCCGCCTCGCCGACGGTTGGCGCGTCGGCTGGACCGGGCCCGACGGAGCCCGCGCGGCCCTCACCGCGCCGGACGTGATCTCGTCGGCCGCGATGCGCGACCTGGCGCCGATGCTGGAATCGCAGCTGCACGGTCGCCACCACGCCGAGGCGCTGCGCTACCGCGACTTCTGCACCGTCATCCTCTTCGTGCGCGACCGCGGGCTGTTCGACGATCACTGGCTCTACATCCATGACCCCGAGGTGCACGCGGCCCGTATCCAGAACTTCCGCTCCTGGTCCGAGGCGCTGATCCCACTCCCCGGCCACACCGCCCTCGGCATCGAGTACTTCTGCTTCGAGCACGACGACCTCTGGGCCCGCAGCGACGCGCAGCTCGTCGCCCTCGCCACCTCGGAGGTCGAGACGCTGAAGCTGGTCGCGCCCGGCGACGTGGTCGGCGGCTGCGTCGAGCGGCAGCCGCGCGCCTACCCCGTGTACGACGCCGACTACGCGACGCACGTCGCCGCGCTACGCGACGAGCTGGCCGCACGCCTGCCGGGGCTGCACCTCGTCGGCCGCAACGGCATGCACCGCTACAACAACCAGGACCACGCCATGATGACGGCGATGCTCACGGTCGAGAACGTCCTCACCGGGGAGCCGCGCTGGGATCCGTGGCGGGTCAACCAGGACGCCGAGTACATCGAAGAGGACGCGGGCTGCGGCGCGAGCGGGCTGCGCCAGGTCCCGCAGCGCCTGCGCGCCTGAGGCGCGCGTACTCGGGCTCGCGCCGCTGCCCCGACGATCCGCGCGGCGGCGCGGGGCGGCCGACCGGCCGCCCCGCGCCCATGGTTCAGTTCGCCGGGGCGCCCGGGCAACCCGCCGGGGCCGGGTTGTTGGCGGCCTTGAAGCTCGATCCCGCCTTGAACGCGACCTTGCCGCCCGTGCCGAGGCAGAGCGACGGTGCGCCGCCCGACGAGAAGACGACGGCGAGGTCCGTCGGCTGGCTCGCGAGCGAGTGCGCGAGCCCCGCGCCCTTGCCGCTGATCTTCAGCTGACCGTTCACGAGCGTGGCGCTCTTGATCGGGCCGACGAGCAGCTTCGAGTCGGCGTACTTGTAGCCGCTGACGACGCCCTTCTTCGCGATCGCCACCCAGTTCGACGCCGGCAGCAGGTAGCTCCCGTCGAAGCCGTTGCTGACCACGCGGAGCGTGGCGCCGTCGGCCACCGGATCGAAGCTGGTGGCGACGACCGCGGCCTGCTTGCTCACCGCCACGGTGAGGCCGCGCTTCGCGGGCTTGCCGGCCGCGTCCTTCAGCAGCACCGTCTTCGACGCCACCGGCACGCCGGCCGGCGTCGACTCCTCGAAGGGCAGCACGATGGTCACCGGATCGAGCGCATCTCCGGCGCTGAGGAAGCCGCCGAGCGCCGTGGCCGCCTCGGCCGTCACGGCGCCGGCGCCGGTCGTCCAGGTGACCGTGGCCGGCGTCACCGCCGGCGGGCCGGTGAGCGGGAACGTCCCGATGACCGTGGTCACGTCGGTGTTGGTGCCACCGGGCAGCGTCACGTCGA
It contains:
- a CDS encoding HtaA domain-containing protein, with protein sequence MRFRPALLALAVTAAAVSPAWSADEIDWGFRSAFRAYIYSGTGAPPITAGAGATCTPNPNVTRGGCDPKIGASSGVFGWTAAAYGYSLSAGTASVTGQGTVVFSHPTHFFVFSLIDPSFTIAGGEVTVSGRIVVDVTLPGGTNTDVTTVIGTFPLTGPPAVTPATVTWTTGAGAVTAEAATALGGFLSAGDALDPVTIVLPFEESTPAGVPVASKTVLLKDAAGKPAKRGLTVAVSKQAAVVATSFDPVADGATLRVVSNGFDGSYLLPASNWVAIAKKGVVSGYKYADSKLLVGPIKSATLVNGQLKISGKGAGLAHSLASQPTDLAVVFSSGGAPSLCLGTGGKVAFKAGSSFKAANNPAPAGCPGAPAN
- a CDS encoding NAD(P)/FAD-dependent oxidoreductase; its protein translation is MDRDVVVIGAGPAGLTAAYLLAKASRRVTVLEADPVHVGGIARTVEHQGFRFDVGPHRFFSKAAEVEALWDELLPGEMLSIDRRTRIHYRGRYFSYPLDATEALRRMGVRESALAGLSFLRAQAFPVRDPRSFEDWVSNAFGRRLFETFFRTYTEKVWGMRCTEISADWAAQRIKGLSLGTAIRNAVVPKRGPQAVKSLIETFRYPRRGTGTMWEAAAERTRRLGGEVRLGCRVTELTRLADGWRVGWTGPDGARAALTAPDVISSAAMRDLAPMLESQLHGRHHAEALRYRDFCTVILFVRDRGLFDDHWLYIHDPEVHAARIQNFRSWSEALIPLPGHTALGIEYFCFEHDDLWARSDAQLVALATSEVETLKLVAPGDVVGGCVERQPRAYPVYDADYATHVAALRDELAARLPGLHLVGRNGMHRYNNQDHAMMTAMLTVENVLTGEPRWDPWRVNQDAEYIEEDAGCGASGLRQVPQRLRA